From Oryza brachyantha chromosome 9, ObraRS2, whole genome shotgun sequence, a single genomic window includes:
- the LOC102703515 gene encoding WPP domain-associated protein-like yields MAESLETLDVPLAQSDMNGSATIQEESCSNENELNVDDYDAIWDEINIGLQVFRYVTKSVMKGTISAVEQEAARQIVSKDAEIAFLNEKLRQFRNSGLSLCEGRDRFHEEVYSLRQQLDTISESLMNSEWGLSVSHYNNFDGAEDVSKHRVKEKSSKDGLTKEDSSKASNEDIFIDPIVLKHMDRDDLIIHFNKMMNQMKRQHDSALQEKTEEIFRLKRENLKKEGTTPWHLRNNKEFELMRKKICGVIAKLDEVLMENKRIIRSKTDVFPGQQDKMKVVNSHSHQLQYAPTDNEEDETCATPTKSSHFTFTEADYINQIKRLESDIEDASIETIIREEMQKILITEFISEIKMGLHGYEMEFNMNQDICSIIQNEAMAEAISNFNLLLRNSEENRSAETSSLQIQAIDKLILTVDSLDLVMREEEYLSQIGFESMKGHMDLLFHELGSLRGKIEKQDSYIYEKSMEFDVIVNRLEQALQHVHHDEIALNELNDRFRIVSDSQKELEQQNKVLHAIIKEKEKTFSSFIPKELEFTECMRSVVESMRCFEKFITDQQTTIANKVQHNESRFSLLKEQCKLIAKEGNTFKKKALRYKEISETRGFNLQRAELEVDLLGDEVEALTDLLAKIYIALDHYSPVLQYYTGVMEILNMIKKHLNMSK; encoded by the exons ATGGCAGAGAGCCTGGAGACTCTGGATGTACCATTAGCCCAAAGTGATATGAATGGAAGCGCCACTATTCAGGAGGAATCTTGTTCTAATGAAAATGAGTTGAATGTAGATGATTATGATGCCATATGGGATGAAATAAATATTGGGCTTCAGGTCTTCAGATATGTTACTAAATCTGTTATGAAGGGAACTATAAGTGCTGTAGAGCAAGAAGCAGCGCGGCAGATTGTGTCCAAAGATGCAGAGATAGCGTTCTTGAATGAAAAGCTGCGGCAATTCAGAAATAGTGGTTTGAGTTTATGTGAGGGTCGAGATAGATTCCATGAAGAAGTTTATAGCCTTCGCCAACAACTTGACACCATTTCTGAATCACTCATGAATTCTGAGTGGGGACTTTCAGTATCACACTATAATAACTTTGATGGTGCGGAAGATGTGAGTAAGCATAGAGTGAAGGAAAAATCCTCTAAAGATGGATTAACTAAGGAAGATAGTTCTAAAGCCTCTAatgaagatatttttattgatccAATAGTTCTGAAGCACATGGATAGGGATGATTTGATAAttcattttaataaaatgatgaATCAGATGAAACGGCAGCATGATTCGGCTTTGCAAGAGAAGACAGAAGAGATATTCAGACTAAAGCGGGAGAAcctaaaaaaagaaggaacTACGCCCTGGCATTTACGAAATAACAAAGAATTTGAGCTCATGAGGAAGAAAATCTGTGGAGTCATTGCAAAATTGGATGAGGTCCTGATGGAGAATAAAAGAATCATTCGCAGCAAGACTGATGTATTTCCTGGTCAACAAGACAAGATGAAGGTTGTAAATTCTCATAGCCATCAGCTACAATATGCTCCAACTGACAATGAAGAGGATGAAACATGTGCTACTCCAACTAAGAGTTCACATTTCACATTCACTGAGGCAGACtacataaatcaaattaagagGCTAGAATCTGATATTGAAGATGCAAGCATTGAAACCATAATTAGAGAAGAGATGCAAAAGATCTTAATAACAGAGTTTATTAGTGAAATAAAAATGGGATTGCATGGTTATGAGATGGAGTTTAATATGAATCAAGATATCTGCTCAATTATTCAGAACGAGGCCATGGCTGAAGcaatttcaaactttaatttgCTGTTAAGAAACAGTGAGGAAAATAGGTCCGCTGAAACATCATCTCTGCAAATTCAAGCGATTGACAAATTGATACTCACAGTGGACTCCTTGGATTTAGTGATGAGGGAGGAGGAATATTTGTCACAGATTGGATTTGAATCAATGAAGGGTCATATGGATTTACTATTCCATGAACTTGGTTCACTAAGAGGCAAAATTGAAAAGCAAGATTCCTACATTTATGAAAAGAGTATGGAGTTTGATGTCATTGTTAACAGGTTGGAGCAAGCTCTGCAGCATGTTCATCATGATGAGATTGCTCTGAATGAGTTAAATGATAGATTTAGGATTGTGTCAGACTCTCAGAAGGAGTTAGAGCAACAAAATAAAGTTTTGCATGCCATCattaaagaaaaggagaagacATTTTCATCATTCATTCCTAAAGAATTGGAGTTTACAGAATGCATGAGAAGTGTTGTTGAATCTATGAGATGTTTTGAAAAGTTCATTACAGACCAGCAAACTACCATTGCAAACAAAGTTCAGCACAATGAATCAAG GTTCAGTCTATTGAAAGAGCAATGTAAACTCATTGCGAAAGAAGGCAATACTTTTAAAAAGAAGGCCTTGAGATACAAGGAAATATCTGAGACAAGAGGTTTCAATCTTCAGAGAGCTGAGCTCGAG GTAGATTTACTTGGTGACGAGGTTGAGGCATTAACAGATCTGCTtgcaaaaatttatattgcaCTTGACCACTATTCTCCAGTCTTGCAGTACTACACTGGT GTGATGGAGATCTTAAATATGATCAAGAAGCATTTGAACATGTCAAAGTAA